In Candidatus Defluviibacterium haderslevense, the following are encoded in one genomic region:
- a CDS encoding activator of HSP90 ATPase 1 family protein, with protein sequence MPRVQFQTEFMFKASPSIIYLFITQPTGLVRWFCDKVDNVGDHYTFSWEGDSEEATLIVDIEDELIKFQWEERPEEFLQFRIYKTDITNETILEVTDFADDDEVQGQIDVWEAYIKKFKAYCGG encoded by the coding sequence ATGCCTAGAGTACAGTTTCAGACAGAATTTATGTTCAAGGCATCGCCTTCGATCATTTACCTTTTCATTACTCAGCCTACCGGATTGGTTCGTTGGTTTTGCGATAAGGTAGACAATGTAGGTGATCATTATACCTTTAGTTGGGAAGGTGACTCCGAAGAGGCTACATTAATTGTAGATATTGAAGATGAACTTATTAAATTTCAATGGGAAGAAAGACCAGAAGAATTTCTTCAATTTAGAATTTATAAGACCGATATTACGAATGAGACTATCCTTGAGGTGACTGATTTTGCTGATGATGATGAAGTTCAGGGTCAAATTGATGTTTGGGAAGCCTATATCAAGAAATTCAAGGCATATTGTGGTGGTTAG
- a CDS encoding AAA family ATPase, with product MEEKPKEDELKIVEPKKYKFKELKVYASTEWLADNKKKYRQVFDRFSTTYIYTELSFYNKWFDLDFWEADIELKCFSLIKAKKEVCSLNFKRKISKYDQLVFIREGWGNKKEGSFWKKGAYFWEAWMDGEKLGTKYFYVEDPGVGLDFEENPYVELQSLKLYEGPFDDVPESERKYLNGFNGEETRYIYAELVLNNKCKQSNWQCEVFIKFHNEARELKGQLVRLVPVKKDDTTIQITAGWGSNVKGSWWDGLYTVEIVFMEELLGMMSFDVSDEFEEGVSSITLPHLSDPVVLPSLYENKQTFEEVLVHLDALIGLDEVKKKVQEHAQYIQFLKLRKDRGIVEKDQIILHSVFFGNPGTGKTTVAKMMGLLYKKMGVLSKGHVYEADRAELVGEYIGQTAPKVKDAIEKARGGVLFIDEAYALARTNDDSKDFGREVIEILVKEMSNGPGDLAVIMAGYPKEMKYFLDSNPGLKSRIKLYYEFPDYLPQELYEIAEFAAKDKGLIFHEEAKQALHHLILNAYRSRDNTFGNARFVFDIVDKAKINLGIRVISSGHADELGAEGLSEVSLGDVQTIQIEPMKNRPKIPVDQKLLEETLLELNELIGIPQVKKEIHDLVQVVQYAQRAGKQVLNQYYLHTVFLGNPGTGKSTVARIIARIFKALGILERGHMVETDRQGLVAGFIGQSAIKTAEKIEEAIGGVLFIDEAYSLTQQLSGQGDYGGEVIQTLLKRMEDQRGQFFVFVAGYTEPMEVFLKSNPGLNSRFDRILKFEDYNAQELMEIAIKMFHDQQFILHDEARGHLLNYLEYMFNTKDKFFGNARTIRTMVQEIVRNQNIRLSQLSATEWEGVDKNSIILDDLKDLIPENDRRKMFDRPRLGFRKN from the coding sequence ATGGAAGAAAAACCTAAGGAAGACGAATTAAAAATTGTCGAACCAAAAAAATATAAGTTTAAAGAGTTGAAGGTTTATGCTTCAACAGAGTGGTTGGCTGACAATAAAAAAAAATACCGACAAGTTTTTGATCGGTTCAGTACAACTTATATATATACTGAATTATCGTTTTACAATAAGTGGTTTGATTTAGACTTTTGGGAGGCTGACATAGAATTGAAATGCTTTAGTCTAATTAAGGCTAAAAAGGAAGTTTGTAGTCTTAACTTTAAAAGAAAGATTTCCAAATACGATCAATTGGTCTTTATTAGAGAAGGTTGGGGGAACAAGAAAGAAGGCTCCTTTTGGAAAAAAGGCGCCTATTTTTGGGAAGCCTGGATGGATGGAGAAAAATTAGGTACGAAGTATTTTTATGTAGAAGATCCTGGTGTTGGGTTGGATTTTGAAGAAAATCCTTATGTGGAATTACAAAGTTTAAAGTTATATGAAGGTCCTTTTGATGATGTACCTGAATCTGAAAGAAAATATCTAAATGGATTCAATGGTGAAGAAACCCGATATATATATGCAGAATTAGTTTTAAATAATAAATGCAAGCAATCCAATTGGCAGTGTGAAGTATTTATCAAATTTCATAATGAAGCTCGGGAACTAAAAGGTCAATTGGTCAGACTAGTTCCAGTTAAAAAGGATGATACCACGATTCAAATTACAGCTGGATGGGGGTCCAACGTAAAGGGGTCATGGTGGGACGGACTTTATACCGTGGAGATTGTATTTATGGAAGAGTTATTAGGCATGATGTCCTTTGATGTGTCTGATGAATTTGAAGAAGGAGTCTCGAGTATCACCTTACCGCATCTTTCAGATCCTGTAGTTCTGCCAAGTCTTTACGAAAACAAGCAGACTTTTGAAGAAGTTCTTGTTCATCTGGATGCTTTAATTGGCCTTGATGAAGTAAAGAAAAAAGTGCAGGAACACGCACAATACATTCAATTTTTGAAATTAAGAAAAGATAGGGGAATTGTAGAAAAAGATCAAATCATTTTGCATTCTGTTTTTTTTGGTAATCCGGGTACCGGCAAAACAACAGTGGCTAAAATGATGGGCTTATTGTATAAAAAAATGGGTGTTTTGTCTAAAGGACATGTATATGAAGCAGATCGTGCAGAATTAGTAGGAGAATATATAGGCCAGACAGCACCCAAGGTTAAAGATGCAATCGAAAAGGCGAGAGGTGGGGTATTATTTATTGACGAAGCCTATGCCTTGGCAAGAACAAATGATGATAGCAAAGATTTTGGTAGAGAGGTCATTGAGATCTTAGTAAAGGAAATGTCTAATGGCCCCGGGGATTTAGCTGTAATAATGGCTGGATATCCAAAAGAGATGAAATATTTCCTTGATTCAAATCCTGGACTTAAGAGCAGAATCAAACTTTATTATGAGTTTCCTGATTACCTTCCACAAGAATTGTATGAGATCGCTGAATTTGCAGCTAAGGATAAGGGCTTAATTTTCCATGAAGAAGCCAAACAAGCTTTGCATCATTTGATACTCAATGCCTATAGAAGCAGAGACAACACCTTCGGTAATGCCAGATTCGTGTTTGACATTGTCGATAAAGCCAAAATCAATTTGGGTATAAGGGTCATTTCTTCCGGGCATGCTGACGAACTTGGAGCCGAGGGATTGAGTGAAGTGAGTCTTGGTGATGTTCAGACTATTCAGATAGAACCAATGAAAAACAGGCCAAAGATTCCGGTGGACCAGAAATTATTGGAAGAGACCTTGTTGGAGTTAAACGAACTCATTGGTATTCCACAGGTCAAGAAAGAAATTCACGATTTAGTTCAGGTAGTTCAATATGCTCAAAGGGCAGGAAAACAAGTTTTGAATCAATATTATTTACATACCGTATTCTTAGGGAATCCCGGGACTGGAAAAAGTACTGTAGCACGTATTATAGCCCGTATTTTTAAAGCTCTGGGAATTTTAGAACGCGGCCATATGGTTGAGACAGATCGACAAGGATTGGTTGCGGGCTTTATAGGGCAATCGGCTATAAAGACTGCAGAAAAAATTGAAGAAGCTATTGGGGGTGTCCTTTTTATTGACGAAGCCTATTCATTAACCCAACAATTATCTGGGCAAGGGGATTATGGGGGAGAGGTTATACAAACTCTTTTAAAGCGTATGGAGGATCAGCGTGGTCAATTCTTTGTTTTTGTAGCCGGATACACTGAACCGATGGAGGTTTTTCTTAAATCAAATCCAGGTTTGAATAGCAGATTCGACAGAATTCTCAAATTTGAGGATTATAATGCACAGGAACTCATGGAAATTGCTATCAAAATGTTTCATGATCAACAATTTATACTTCACGATGAAGCCCGGGGCCATTTGTTGAATTACCTGGAATACATGTTTAATACTAAAGATAAGTTTTTTGGAAACGCACGTACCATTCGAACTATGGTCCAAGAAATCGTGCGTAACCAAAACATACGTTTATCCCAACTATCAGCCACAGAATGGGAAGGTGTAGACAAAAATAGTATTATTTTGGATGATCTTAAGGACTTGATACCTGAGAATGACAGAAGAAAAATGTTCGATAGGCCACGATTGGGTTTCCGCAAGAATTAA
- a CDS encoding SusD/RagB family nutrient-binding outer membrane lipoprotein, with translation MKIKILFYIVVCIVGTMVFTSCDDYLDVNTNPNQSSTSGPNLQLSSAQLYIGNAIGDRLFSQTNIWCQYNTGGPGVALGDWDQNTMNSSDANQVFDNLYRSSSNLSYLQSGHNGYKAIGKILNAYNAQVCADLFGDIPFTEALKGDINDGSIFNPKYDNAKEVVYPGIEKLLIDAIALLGKVGATDVVEGDLMYAGDLGKWNRFANSLLLKVYTRIGDKTKLGALVASGDFMATNDDNAKIAYAGNSKGSNPFWSDAKSTALGNFYVASKTTMDFLQGNSDPRISLFFNPGAAGHLGLKHGDVQNAPATASFSRPNGALADKGGLIFGPKIPVILMTVWEVKFLLAEAAARGFAGGDAKALYEAAMYANSDYLGSDSASMSKYISDKGAYDASNGVKSIAIQKWASMNNLQPVESWIETRRFDNALNPFFTSPGGLFAVPTENVLGGNKFPSILFYPETEQSLNKNFVAQHSLTDKVFWD, from the coding sequence ATGAAAATCAAAATATTATTTTATATAGTCGTTTGTATTGTCGGTACTATGGTATTTACATCATGTGATGACTATTTAGATGTTAATACAAATCCAAATCAATCATCGACTTCAGGACCTAATTTACAGCTTTCATCTGCACAATTATATATCGGTAATGCTATTGGTGATCGATTATTTTCTCAAACTAATATTTGGTGCCAATACAATACAGGAGGTCCTGGTGTTGCCTTAGGTGATTGGGATCAAAATACGATGAATTCGAGTGATGCCAACCAAGTATTTGACAACTTGTATAGAAGCTCAAGTAACTTAAGTTATCTTCAATCTGGCCACAACGGTTATAAAGCCATTGGAAAAATTTTAAATGCTTATAATGCTCAAGTTTGTGCCGATTTATTTGGTGACATTCCTTTTACAGAAGCATTAAAAGGTGATATTAACGATGGATCTATCTTTAATCCAAAATATGATAATGCAAAAGAGGTAGTTTATCCTGGTATTGAAAAATTATTAATTGATGCCATTGCATTGTTAGGTAAGGTTGGAGCTACAGATGTTGTAGAAGGTGATTTAATGTATGCAGGAGATCTTGGAAAATGGAATCGATTTGCTAATTCTTTATTGTTGAAAGTTTATACTAGAATTGGTGATAAAACTAAATTGGGAGCATTGGTGGCTAGCGGAGATTTTATGGCTACTAACGATGACAATGCGAAAATTGCATATGCTGGGAATTCAAAAGGATCCAATCCTTTTTGGTCAGATGCTAAAAGTACGGCATTAGGAAATTTTTATGTTGCATCTAAAACAACTATGGATTTCTTGCAAGGAAATTCCGATCCTAGAATCAGTTTATTTTTTAATCCTGGTGCTGCTGGTCATTTGGGATTAAAGCATGGAGATGTTCAAAATGCACCTGCGACAGCTTCATTTTCTCGACCTAACGGAGCATTAGCTGATAAAGGAGGTTTGATTTTTGGTCCAAAAATTCCGGTTATCTTGATGACAGTTTGGGAAGTCAAATTTTTATTAGCAGAAGCAGCTGCAAGAGGTTTCGCCGGGGGAGATGCTAAAGCTTTATATGAAGCAGCAATGTATGCTAATAGTGATTATTTAGGTTCTGACAGTGCTTCCATGTCCAAATATATTTCAGATAAAGGTGCTTATGATGCATCAAATGGTGTTAAATCTATAGCCATTCAAAAATGGGCATCTATGAATAACCTTCAGCCTGTTGAATCTTGGATTGAAACAAGAAGATTTGATAATGCTTTAAATCCATTTTTTACATCACCTGGCGGGTTATTTGCAGTGCCAACTGAAAATGTATTGGGTGGCAATAAATTTCCATCTATTTTATTTTATCCAGAAACTGAGCAAAGCTTAAATAAAAATTTTGTTGCTCAACATTCTTTAACTGACAAAGTATTTTGGGACTAA
- a CDS encoding SusC/RagA family TonB-linked outer membrane protein, giving the protein MKKVLLMLLAFFSVMLSTEAQRLIKGNVTDKSGDPVIGANVLAKGTAVGTITDLNGNYTLTVPEGVNTIVVSYTGYTSQDIVLGSSNMVDVSLQEGVLLQETVISALGVSRNKSAVPYADQTVNNEELNTVTNKSVLNALQGKTAGVKINQGSGQTGSSTRIVLRGETSLTQGNNALIVVDGVPINNNSSSGGGGTGKLGDRDNYVDFGNRGNDLNPDDVASVTVLKGPSATTLYGSRGASGVILITTKKGRSNAESKPTISFSSSLSSESVYLVMKQQDKFGSGYASCGGCGGGIDIFMGENFAWGAPLDGRILPWTGQPADSHGDLIPLNNGKYEQLTRPYSAVKNNLRDFFDIGTTRRNNISVGGGNDKYNYFVSYTNFDNKGIIPHTTFKKHNILLNVGSNFSKKFNTSFSFNYSKINQRGATEGGYPFGYASGTPAYSFALQTPPNIPFHELRDYNSPYQDFKGFYGQYSVNPYYILDKQVVRNNVDNVVSSINLNYMPIEHLTLSGQASTNFSISGVTENNPKFFYERTLSWSDGVLSDFNSPRNSTSLGGYKELTDRRTDLVFDLKARYDAKINNDFTFTPTIGFNSIQEQFRQVAGQTVGGLVIPEFYDLSNSVENPLARNESYLYRLFGVYANASLGFKNFLFAEYSARNDWSSTLPKNKRDFFYQGGGLSFVPTNLDNFDVNPISFLKLRASIGTAGKDAPRYRLNSNYVLNPLILDYGDDYQVRFPFNGNPGASKSTIIGNPDLKPELSVTSEIGIDLGLLKDRINIEYTYYNIDSKNQIVDVNIPWSSGYRIAPTNIGRMENKGHELGLRITAIHNNLIEWKVFGTWSKNKNTVKTILENDSDKDELNIFTSLVHFAGHGSLNLVAAEGQAFGTFKGTGYVHDSLGRIVVDGTGNPIQSSTLSYLGSYQPNFLATFGTEFSIKGFTLHALFDMRDGGLFYSGSKVSSQFNGTASTTLLKDRKAFILENSVDAEGKENKLETNAYSYFRGAPASSFLVDASYLKFREMAISYTLPKKSLGRVGVSDVTISIYGKNLKFWLPAENTFADPEVGGVGGASDAVGIETTTTPSQRSFGAELRLKF; this is encoded by the coding sequence ATGAAGAAAGTATTACTGATGCTTTTAGCATTTTTTTCTGTGATGTTATCTACAGAAGCCCAACGGCTTATTAAAGGTAATGTCACCGATAAATCTGGTGATCCTGTGATTGGGGCGAATGTGCTAGCCAAGGGAACAGCAGTGGGTACCATAACTGACCTTAATGGTAATTATACCTTGACCGTTCCGGAGGGTGTAAATACGATAGTTGTTAGTTATACTGGTTATACATCCCAGGATATTGTTTTAGGATCAAGCAATATGGTAGATGTTTCATTACAAGAAGGCGTTTTATTGCAAGAAACGGTTATTTCTGCCTTAGGTGTTTCTAGAAACAAGAGTGCAGTGCCTTATGCTGACCAAACGGTTAATAATGAGGAATTAAACACCGTAACTAACAAAAGTGTATTAAATGCACTGCAAGGTAAAACTGCAGGTGTAAAAATTAATCAAGGATCTGGTCAAACAGGTTCTTCAACACGTATAGTGTTACGTGGAGAAACTTCATTAACTCAAGGTAATAATGCCTTAATCGTAGTGGATGGGGTACCAATTAATAATAATTCAAGCTCCGGAGGAGGAGGAACTGGTAAATTAGGAGATCGGGATAATTATGTCGATTTTGGAAATCGAGGAAATGACTTAAATCCTGATGACGTAGCATCAGTTACGGTTCTTAAAGGTCCATCAGCTACAACATTATATGGATCAAGAGGTGCGTCAGGTGTGATTTTGATTACTACCAAAAAGGGAAGATCAAATGCTGAAAGTAAGCCGACAATTTCATTTAGCTCATCTTTAAGTTCTGAAAGTGTCTACTTAGTAATGAAACAACAAGATAAATTTGGTTCAGGATATGCGTCTTGCGGTGGATGTGGTGGAGGAATCGATATCTTCATGGGTGAAAACTTTGCTTGGGGAGCACCGTTAGATGGAAGAATATTACCTTGGACTGGTCAACCTGCTGATTCTCATGGAGATCTTATTCCATTGAATAATGGTAAGTATGAGCAATTAACAAGACCTTATAGTGCAGTTAAAAATAATCTTCGTGATTTTTTTGATATTGGAACGACTCGAAGAAACAATATTTCAGTTGGAGGTGGAAATGATAAATACAATTACTTTGTATCCTATACCAATTTTGATAATAAAGGTATAATTCCACATACTACTTTTAAAAAGCACAATATTTTATTGAATGTAGGAAGTAATTTTTCAAAGAAATTTAATACTTCGTTTTCATTCAATTATTCAAAAATTAATCAAAGAGGTGCTACCGAAGGTGGATACCCATTTGGATATGCTAGTGGAACACCTGCATATTCATTTGCATTACAAACACCGCCAAATATTCCTTTTCATGAACTAAGAGACTATAATAGTCCTTATCAAGATTTTAAAGGATTTTACGGACAATATTCTGTAAATCCTTATTATATCCTTGATAAGCAAGTGGTACGTAATAATGTCGATAATGTCGTTTCAAGTATTAATTTAAATTATATGCCTATTGAGCATTTGACATTAAGTGGCCAAGCAAGTACAAACTTTAGCATTAGTGGTGTTACTGAGAACAATCCAAAGTTTTTTTACGAGAGAACTTTGTCATGGTCTGATGGTGTTTTAAGTGATTTTAATAGTCCAAGAAACAGTACAAGTTTAGGAGGGTACAAAGAACTAACCGATCGTAGAACCGATTTAGTTTTTGACTTAAAGGCTAGATATGATGCCAAGATAAATAATGATTTTACATTTACTCCTACCATTGGATTTAATTCAATCCAAGAGCAATTTCGTCAAGTGGCGGGGCAAACAGTAGGAGGTTTGGTAATACCAGAATTCTATGATTTGTCCAATTCTGTTGAAAATCCATTAGCTAGAAATGAATCTTATTTATATAGATTATTTGGTGTTTATGCCAACGCTTCTTTAGGATTTAAAAATTTCTTATTTGCTGAATATTCTGCAAGAAATGACTGGTCTTCTACTTTACCTAAAAATAAACGTGACTTCTTTTATCAAGGTGGAGGTCTTTCTTTTGTTCCTACTAATTTGGATAACTTTGATGTTAATCCAATTTCTTTTTTAAAATTAAGAGCTAGTATTGGTACTGCAGGTAAGGATGCTCCGAGATATAGATTAAATAGCAATTATGTTTTAAACCCATTGATTTTAGATTATGGTGATGACTATCAAGTTAGATTTCCATTTAATGGCAATCCAGGAGCTTCAAAATCAACTATAATTGGAAATCCTGATTTAAAACCAGAGTTATCTGTAACTTCTGAGATTGGAATTGATTTAGGTTTGTTAAAAGACAGAATTAATATTGAATATACATACTATAACATTGATTCAAAAAATCAAATTGTGGATGTGAATATCCCATGGTCTTCAGGTTATCGTATTGCTCCAACCAATATTGGAAGAATGGAGAACAAAGGACATGAATTAGGACTTAGAATTACAGCCATCCATAATAATTTAATTGAATGGAAAGTATTTGGAACTTGGTCAAAAAACAAAAATACTGTTAAGACAATCTTAGAGAACGATTCAGATAAAGATGAATTAAACATATTCACAAGTTTGGTTCACTTTGCCGGACATGGTTCTTTAAATTTAGTTGCAGCAGAAGGACAAGCTTTTGGAACATTTAAAGGAACTGGATATGTACATGATTCATTAGGACGCATCGTTGTCGATGGAACTGGTAATCCAATTCAGAGCTCAACCTTATCTTATTTGGGTTCGTACCAACCTAATTTCCTGGCTACTTTTGGAACTGAATTCAGCATAAAAGGATTCACACTTCATGCATTATTTGACATGCGAGACGGAGGATTATTCTATTCTGGTTCAAAAGTGAGTTCTCAGTTCAATGGAACGGCAAGTACTACTTTATTAAAAGATCGTAAAGCATTTATTTTGGAAAATAGTGTAGATGCTGAAGGTAAAGAAAATAAACTTGAAACAAATGCTTATTCTTATTTTAGAGGTGCACCTGCATCATCATTTCTTGTAGATGCGTCTTATTTGAAATTCAGAGAAATGGCAATATCTTATACCTTACCTAAAAAGTCTTTGGGTCGTGTAGGTGTTTCTGATGTTACCATTAGTATCTACGGCAAGAATTTGAAATTCTGGCTACCTGCGGAAAACACATTTGCAGATCCAGAAGTTGGTGGCGTTGGTGGAGCATCTGATGCAGTAGGAATTGAAACTACTACTACTCCATCACAAAGAAGTTTTGGTGCTGAATTAAGATTAAAATTCTAA